Within the Magnetospirillum sp. ME-1 genome, the region CGACGAGGACCTGGTCGAGATCGTCCGCAGCCAGAGCCCGGAGAAGCAGGTGGCCGTCGCCGGCCGCGCCCACGTTTCCGCCACCCTGGCCGATGCCCTGGTCGATACCGGCAATGAAGCGGCCGTGGCCACCCTGGTGTCCAACGAGGGCGCCGAGTTGACCGAGAACACCCTGAACCGCGTGGTCGACCGCTACGGCGAGTCCGAGCAGGTGGGGCAGTCCCTGGTCGAGCGCAAGGTGCTGCCCATCACGGTGGCCGAGCGCCTGATGACCAAGGTGTCGGAGAATCTGCGCCAGCACCTGATGGCCCGTCCCGACCTCACCCCCGAGGCCGCCGCTGCCATGATGATCCAGGCCCGCGAACTGGCGGTGCTGGGGCTGTCCAATTCCGAAAGCGACGTGGCCCAGCTGGTGGGTCACCTCTACAATGTGGGGCGCCTCACGCCCTCCATCATCCTGCGCGCCGTGTGCATGGGCGACATGACCTTCTTCGAGGTGGCCATCGCCAAGCTGGCCAAGATCAAGGTGGAGAACTGCCGCACCCTGATCCACGACGCCGGCAAGCGCGGCTTCGAGGCCCTGTTCGAGAAGGCGGGCCTGCCCAAGGCCTTCTATGCGGCCATGCGCGCCGCCATCGACGTATCCTACGAGATGGAATACGACGGCGGCCCCAACGACCGCGAGCGATTCTCCCGGCGCATGATCGAGCGCATTCTGACGCAGTACGGCGACCTGGGCGTCGATTTCGAAAACGACGACCTGGAATATCTGCTGTCCAAGATGAATCAGCTGCCGGCCACCATGCTGGGCGAGTGATCGGGCCGGCCGACGTTTTAACCACACATCCCGGCCGGCCTAGGGTCGCCATTGGGGCGGCGGCCAGGCGGGCTTAGGGGCCGCGCTCGGGCAGTGGGGCAATAGGTGGGCCGATTTTGTCGGCCAGTTGGGATTAAGAGGGGAAAAGCATGTCCGGGAGCGCGAAGCCCGCGGCCAAGCCGCTCGACAAGGATGCGGCCAACCGCAAGGAAATCATCACCACCATCAAGGGGCCGGTGACCGCCCGCGTCACCCAGCTGATTCCCGCCCTGGCCGCCTTCCCCAATCCCTATTCCGCCGTGCTGGCCACGCCGGACCTGCTTTACGCCTGCATGCAGCTGGTCAAGACCAAGCGCGACCAGTTCCAGGACCTGCTGGTGGACAAGGACGGCAACCCGGTCACCACCGATGATGCTCCGTTGCGCTGCGAGCGCTCGCTGGATCAGGTGATCTCCATGGTGGTGCGTTCGGGCGCCAAGGCCTATGCGGAAAAGCGCTTCGGCACCGCCGACAAGCCCGCCGCCCCGGTGGCGGTCAAGAAAGAGCCCAAGACCCTGCTGGAGAAGATCCAGTCCCTGGTCTCTGGCAAGTGGGGTGACATGGAGGTTCCCAAGGCCTCACCCACCCAGGCCGACCAGTTCTATGGCGCCATCAAGGATTACCTGGATTACGACTGGCAGGTTCCGCTGATCCCCTGCTTCGCCGAACTGCCGGTCAAGCTGATCCGCGAGATGGGGCGCGGCGTCACCACGCTGCGCACCGCCGAAGGCATCGCCGCCCTGGCCGATATCGGCCGCCACTCCATGGATTCGGCCAAGCGCATCCTGTCCGACGACATGATGCGCGAGATGCTCGACACCCAGCCCTTGGCCGCCAAGGGCGTGGCCTTCCTGGGCAAGGACCGCTACGACTACCTGCACGGCACCGTCTACGGCAAGATGGGCGAGAAGTTCTGGGAAATGTGCGTCGATTGCGACCGCCTGGAAGCCATGGAGGTCCAGAACGCCAAGGATCTGGAGCAGCTGGCCAGCCACCTGCACATCCTGTCGGGCGAATCCATCAACCAGATCGTCCGCTTCCTCAACTACTCGCAGATCCCCATCTTCCTCGAGATCGGCTCGGAAAAGCTGGGCGAGGAGAAGTTCGCCGAGATTTTCGGCGTCCCGGGCAACAAGAAGCTGATCAAGATGTTCTGCGAGAAGATCAAGATGTGGAAGCTGGATCAGGACGATCCGGACACCGATCTGCGCAACAAGCTTCCCGACGTGTTCGGCGCCTATCTGCGGGCGCCGGCGGATTTCGAAAAGGGGCTGTAGCCCCGGTCCGTCATCACCGGGACCGGCCCGGTGATGACGTTTTCCGCAGACGTGCCTACATGTCCTCGCCCCTGATCGCCTTGTCTAAGAGGGCGATGGTCTCGGTGACGCCGAACAGCTTGATGAAGCTGCCCATGCGCGGGCCCTGGTCGTTGCCCAGCAGCACCTCGTAGCAGGCCTTGAACCACGCCTTGAGATCGGCGAAGCAGGGGCGCTTGCCGATCTCGTAGACCAGATTCTGGATATCCTCCACCGACGGGTCGGCGGACAGGGCTTCCAGGCCGGTCTTCAGGGCGGTGAAGGCCTCCACCTCGTCGGGCGTCGCCTTGCGGTAGGTTTTGTTGGGCAGGACGAAGTCGCGGTAATAGGCGATGGCGTAGCCCACCAGCCCGTTCAGGATGGGGGCGGTGTCGGGCGCCGCACCCGGCGCATAGCGCTTGATGAAGCCCCAGATCACCGCCGGATCGTCGGAATGGCAGACGCTGACCAGGTTCAGCAGGATGTTGAACGACAGGTGGGCATCCTCGGCCGGCGGCTGGCCGCCGTGGATATGCCACACCGGATTGTCCAGCTTCTTGCCGGCTTCTTCCCCAGGGAACTTGCCGAGATAGGCCAGGTACTCGTCCACGGCGCGCGGGATGACGTCGAAATAGAGCCGCTTGGCGGTCTTGGGCTTCTGGTACATGAACAGCGCCAGGCTTTCCTGGGGCGCGTATTTCAGCCAGTCCTCGACGGCCAGACCGTTGCCCTTGGACTTGGAGATCTTCTGGCCCTGGTCGTCCAGGAACAGCTCGTAGGTCAGGTTCATGGGGGCCTTGCCGCCCAGGATGGAGGCGATGCGGGTCGACAGCTGGACCGAGGGGATCAGGTCCTTGCCGCTCATCTCGTAATCGACGCCGAGAGCCACCCAGCGCATGCCCCAATCGGCCTTCCACTGCAGCTTGCACGCGCCGCCGGTGACCGGGGTCTCCACCTTCTTGCCGTCCTCGCGCTGGTAGACGATGGTGCCGGCCTCGACATTGCGCTCGATCACCGGGACCTGGAGGACCACGCCGGTTTCCGGGCAGACGGGCAGGAAGGGGGAATAGGTGGCGCGGCGCTCGTCGCCGAGCGTCGGCAGCACCACGTTGATCACCTGGTCGTAGTGCTTGAGCACGCCCAAGAGCGCGGAATCGAAACGGCCCGAGGTGTACCAGTCGGTGGCCGACTGGAACTCGTATTCGAAGCCGAAGGCGTCGAGGAACGAGCACAGCCGCGCGTTGTTGTGATGCCCGAAGCTTTCATGGGTGCCGAAGGGATCGGGAATGCGGGTCAGCGGCTTGCCCAGATGCTTGGCCACCATCTCCTTGTTGGGGATGTTGTCGGGCACCTTGCGCAGGCCGTCCATGTCGTCGGAGAAGGCGAACAGGCGGGTGGGAATCTCGGGCGCCAGCAGGGCGAAGGCGCGGCGCACCATGGTGGTGCGCGCCACTTCGCCGAAGGTGCCGATATGGGGCAGGCCCGAGGGGCCGTAGCCGGTCTCGAACAGCACATAGCCCTTGTCCGGCGCTTTCCCTTTCAGACGCTCGTCCAGCAGGGCGCGGGCTTCCTGAAAGGGCCAGGCGGTAGCGGAGCGGGCGAGGTCGCGGGTATCGGAGGACATGGATTGATGCTTTCCGTTCAAACAAGACAAGAGCGGAAAGCTAGTCTTCGGCAGCGGCGGCGTCAATCGCAGCGCGGCGCATGGCCCCTCAGCGCCGCTTCTCCGTCTCGTCCGCCTCGCGGTTGGCGAGGTAGTTGGAGAGTTCCTTCATCTGGCTCTGCCATTCCTGCTCGGCATTGCGCTCGCGCAGCCAGATGTCCGGGTCCTCCTTGACCTGGCGGAGGTAGCGCACCGTGTAGGGCACATGCAGCTCGCGCTGGCCCTCGGTGGTGCCGAAATTGCAGACGAAGCTTTCCAGGAAGGCCGAGGAGACGCGGGGGAAGACCCGGTGGCAGGCCAGGACCAGGAAGTCGCCCCATTCCGGCGGGAACTTGGCGAAGGCACCCAGCAGGTTGTCGCGCAGCGCGCCCTCGCGGGCTTTCTGCTGGAAGATGCGCGGGTCCTTTTCCTGCTCGTAGAGATCGTGGCAGATGCGCCAGGCGTGGTTGAGGCGCTTCCACCAGTCGTTCCGGGGGTCGAGCAGCGAGCGCAGCGTCTCGATCTCGCGGTTGCCGATCTTGGGGATGTCGTAGGCCTCGGGCGAGGACGGGGCGAGCATCTCGCGCAAGGCCTTGGTGTTGTCCTTGACCTGGAAGACCTTGGTGCCGTCGGGCTTCTTGGTCTCCACCAGCTTCAGCTCGTCCCAGCCGCTGTTCCAGCCCTGGAGGATGCTGTCCTCCAGGGGCTTGGTGACGTGGTCCCAGAAGCTGTCGGTATCGTCCTCGGCCCATTCGTAGCTGGTGGCCAGCATGCGGATGTTGCGGCTTTCCCAGATGGCGGGGAAAATCAGCTTGGTCACCGCCGCCTTGAACTTCTCGGCGAATTCAGGCGACGCCAGGAAGAAGGGGGGCAATTCCCGCTTCAGGGCGGGGTTGTGGCGCTGGAAGAACACCAGCACCTTGTCGATGCGCCGGCCGATGGCCGCTTCGCATAATTTGTCGAAGCTTTCGAACCCCTTGGCCGGTTCGGGAAGCTCCGGCACCACGTATTCCAGACGGGTCAGCAGGTGGGCGAGGTTGGGCGGCAGCTCGTACTCGATGTCCTTGTTGCGCGCTTCGCGCCGCGCCTTGCGGGCTTCCTCGTCCTCCTTGGGCGGCAGGCCGGAATACATCTCCATGACGGGCGCCGGGGGGGGAGGCGGGGGCGCCTTCTTGGGGATGAAGGGCTTGTACTTCATGTCCTCCTTGAGGATATGGGTGACCAGCCAGTCGGTCAGAACCCGGATCAGCACCTGGGAGCAGGTCTTCAGATCCTCTTCTTGGGTGGCGGCCCTGAACTTGTCGTGCAGCAGCTTGGCCTTGAAGGCCAGGGCCTCGTGCCCCTTCTTGTGCGCGTCGATCTCGGGATATTTGGTGGCGGCCATCACCGCCTCTTCGCGGCGGAAATGCTCGTCCACATAGCGCAGCAGGTCGTCGGTGACGGTCGAGACCTGGCGCCAGTTGTCCTGGCCGATCCACTGCTCGGTCATATTGATCAGGTCAATCAGCCGCTTGTGGTCGGCATCCAGTGCCGGCGCTCCAACGGACATGGCATCGCGCCATACGATCATTCCGGCCCCCGCCCTACATACATGCCAAAGGCATTTCCCACCCTTCATCAGATGTGACTTTAGGCATGCTTGTCAACGGTGATAGGGCGAAAGTCAGCCGGGAACCATCTCATGAGGGTGGCGGCCATGCTCGGCCAGCAGCGAGGCGCTCAGGATGGTGCAGTAATCGCCGAACTCGCACGTCTTGAGGCGCGGGCAGGCCAGAATTTCACGGGTGAACTGGATCAAGGCCTGCGGATCGTCCGCATCGATCAAGCGCTGCCCGGTGTCCGAGACCAATCGGAATGTGCAGTCTGGGGTTCGCAGCGTCATGGACGCCTCTGTCTCTCAAATAATCCGAATCGCCACTTCTGTGGCTCGGCTCATGGAAAAATTATACCTAAGGTGATTATTTAGATAAAGGCATATTCATTAGTGGTGCAAAATAATACTTACGAATTAAGCAAAAGACGTCGGAAAATTCCGTAAAATTTTATGCATCCGATGGCTCCAGCAGGTGCCTGCATTGCCGGACCGCTTCCGCCAGCCCGACCTTCAGCGGCTCGACGCCCGGCGGAAAGGCTCCGAACAGGCGGGACGGCATCATGGGGTCCAAAAGGACGAAGACGCCCCGGTCGTCGGCGCGGCGCACCAGCCGGCCGAAGGCCTGCTTCAGGCGCAGGCGGGTGATCATGTCGTCATAGGCCCTGCCGCCGAACTCGGCGCGCCGCGCCTTGTGCAGGATGTCGGGGCGCGGCCACGGCACCCGGTCGAAGACGATCAGGTGCAGCGAGCGGCCGGGTACGTCGACGCCGTCCCTCACCGCGTCGGTCCCCAGCAGGCAGGAGCGTTCCTCGGCGCGGAAGATGTCCACCAGGGTCGAGGTGTCCATGTTGTCCAGATGCTGGGCCAGGAGCGGCAGGCCGGCATCCTCCAGGGGCGCGCTGATGCGCTTGTGGACGGCCTTCAGGCGCGAGATGGCGGTAAACAGGCCCAGCGCTCCGCCGTTTGCGGCAAAGAACAGCTCGCGATAGGCCGCCGCCACCTGGTCCATGTCGTCCTTGCGCACGTCGGTGACGATCAGCACCTTGGTGCGGGCGGGATAGTCGAAGGGCGAGGCCACCTCGGCGCGCACCGGGGCCGACGGCAGGTGGATGGCGCCGGTGCGCCGCTCGGCCGCCCGCCAGTCGGTCTCCACGTCGCCCGACCCGTCTTTGAGCGTCGCCGAGGTGACGACGACGCCGTGGGCGGGCTCCACCACCACCTTGGCGAAGGGCTGGGTGGGATCGATCCAGTGGCGGTGCATGCCGGTGTCGTAGTCGCGGCCGTCGATCCGTTCCACAGAGAACCAATCGATGTACTGCCGATCCATGGAGCCGCCCTGGACGATGCCGTCCAGCATGCCCTTCCACCCGGCCAGCGGCATCAGCACCCGTCGCTCGATGGAGCGGCAGATACCTTCGATGCGCGACCGCGTGGCGGAGTCCAGTTCCGCCGCTTCGTCGTCCAGCAAAGCGGCCAGCGCCTTGGCCAGCACCTGCAGCGGCAAGGCGATGCGCCCCAGGGCGGCGGCCAGGGCGGCGGCGGCTTGCGGAAGGCCCTCGATGGGGGCGGTGGTCTCGGTCTCCAGGCTGTAGGGGGAATCGGGATGGGCGGCGCGGGCATAGACTTGGCGGCGAAGAAGGGCCAGGAAGGCCTCGGCCGGTCCCTGGGGCTCGCCTTCGGTGATGCGCGCCATCCAGCCGGGGCCGGGCAGGGCGCGGGCGGCGGCCAGGGCGGCGTCGAGGGAGGCGATGGCGTCCTCGGACCCGCCCACCAGATCCTCGGCCCGGCGGTGCAGCCCGCGGGCGCGGGACCGGGACGCCATCTCGCCCTCGGGGCCCAGGATCCAGCGCCGCACCTCGGCGGCCTCCAGACCGGTGAGGTGGGCGGAAAAGGCGGAATCGGCGGCATCAAAAACGTGATGGCCCTCGTCGAACACCAGCCGGGTCGGCTGGGTGCCGTCGTCCAGGCCGCCGAGCGCCGCCTGGATCATCACCAAAGCGTGGTTGGCCACCACGATGTCGGCCCGGCGCGCCCGGCGCACGGCGCGCTCGATGAAGCATTTGCGGTAATGGACGCAGGCCGAAAAGATGCACTCGCCCCGCCGGTCGGCGATGCCAAGGGTGCGGGCGCGGCCCAGCACCTCGGTCAGCCAGCCGGGGAAGTCGCCGCCCACCATGTCGCCGTCACGGGTGGCCAGCAGCCAGCGGGCCATCAGGCCCAGGGCGGCGGCATCCTGGCTGCGGTTGCGGGTGACCATCTCCTCGTAGTTCAGCAGGCAGGCGTAGTTCTCGCGGCCCTTCCTGATCACCACCTTGCGCGCCTTGTCGTGCGGATTGGGGAACAGGCGGTCCAGTTCGCCGTCCAGCTGGCGCTGCAGGTTGCGGGTGTGGGTGGAGATCCACACCGGCGCGCCGTTCTTCTCGGCCCACAGCCCGGCGGGCGCGATGTAGCCCAGCGTCTTGCCGGTGCCGGTGCCGGCTTCGGCCAGCACCAGATGGGGATGGCCTTCCGCCTCGCGCGGCAGGAAGGCGCGGCTGACCGCCGAGGCGTAATCGGCCTGGGTCGGGCGCTGCTCGGCCCCTTCGCCCAGCATCCGGGCCAGGCGGGTGCGGGTCTCGGCCGGGTCCACCGGAATGTTGCCGGGTGGCGGCTCGGGCGCGTATTCGGTCCATTCGGGCAGGCGGTCCCAGACGCGCAGCGCCCCGCCGCCGCGGCCCGAATCGCCCTGGACGCCCAGGGCGGCCAGCACCGCGTTGCCCCAGCCCCAGCCGCCCCGGGCCATCATCCAGGCCAGGCCGCGCGTATCGACGGCCTTGGCGGCGGTGTCGGCGTTGGTCCGCGCCGCCAGTTCCTCCAGCAGGCGGCGGGTGCCGGTCATCAGCGCCTCGGCCTCGTCCTCCAGGTCGGCGGGATGGGGCAGTCCCATGGCATCGGCCAGCCCGCGCGGCGTGGGCAGGCAGAAGCGGGCGGGCCGCACGAAGGCGAAAAGCTCCAGAATGTCGAGGCGCAGGAAATCCTCGATCCCAAGACGCGCCGCCACCGCCGGGCCATGGCAGATCAGCGGGCTCTCGTTCCTGGCATAGCGCGCCGCCTCACTGCGCGACAGCCGCCTGAA harbors:
- a CDS encoding DUF2336 domain-containing protein, translating into MDQKLNEEDVKRLLSNPTGDVRAEIADKIASQHQGLSDGERKLAEDIFRLMVRDAEVRVREALARQLKENPTVPHDVALSLARDVEDVSLPMLQFSDVLTDEDLVEIVRSQSPEKQVAVAGRAHVSATLADALVDTGNEAAVATLVSNEGAELTENTLNRVVDRYGESEQVGQSLVERKVLPITVAERLMTKVSENLRQHLMARPDLTPEAAAAMMIQARELAVLGLSNSESDVAQLVGHLYNVGRLTPSIILRAVCMGDMTFFEVAIAKLAKIKVENCRTLIHDAGKRGFEALFEKAGLPKAFYAAMRAAIDVSYEMEYDGGPNDRERFSRRMIERILTQYGDLGVDFENDDLEYLLSKMNQLPATMLGE
- a CDS encoding lysine--tRNA ligase, which produces MSSDTRDLARSATAWPFQEARALLDERLKGKAPDKGYVLFETGYGPSGLPHIGTFGEVARTTMVRRAFALLAPEIPTRLFAFSDDMDGLRKVPDNIPNKEMVAKHLGKPLTRIPDPFGTHESFGHHNNARLCSFLDAFGFEYEFQSATDWYTSGRFDSALLGVLKHYDQVINVVLPTLGDERRATYSPFLPVCPETGVVLQVPVIERNVEAGTIVYQREDGKKVETPVTGGACKLQWKADWGMRWVALGVDYEMSGKDLIPSVQLSTRIASILGGKAPMNLTYELFLDDQGQKISKSKGNGLAVEDWLKYAPQESLALFMYQKPKTAKRLYFDVIPRAVDEYLAYLGKFPGEEAGKKLDNPVWHIHGGQPPAEDAHLSFNILLNLVSVCHSDDPAVIWGFIKRYAPGAAPDTAPILNGLVGYAIAYYRDFVLPNKTYRKATPDEVEAFTALKTGLEALSADPSVEDIQNLVYEIGKRPCFADLKAWFKACYEVLLGNDQGPRMGSFIKLFGVTETIALLDKAIRGEDM
- a CDS encoding ATP-dependent DNA helicase, with protein sequence MSAPSRIVLPHVPVLVAGIRGAVALEPDGEFRRLSRSEAARYARNESPLICHGPAVAARLGIEDFLRLDILELFAFVRPARFCLPTPRGLADAMGLPHPADLEDEAEALMTGTRRLLEELAARTNADTAAKAVDTRGLAWMMARGGWGWGNAVLAALGVQGDSGRGGGALRVWDRLPEWTEYAPEPPPGNIPVDPAETRTRLARMLGEGAEQRPTQADYASAVSRAFLPREAEGHPHLVLAEAGTGTGKTLGYIAPAGLWAEKNGAPVWISTHTRNLQRQLDGELDRLFPNPHDKARKVVIRKGRENYACLLNYEEMVTRNRSQDAAALGLMARWLLATRDGDMVGGDFPGWLTEVLGRARTLGIADRRGECIFSACVHYRKCFIERAVRRARRADIVVANHALVMIQAALGGLDDGTQPTRLVFDEGHHVFDAADSAFSAHLTGLEAAEVRRWILGPEGEMASRSRARGLHRRAEDLVGGSEDAIASLDAALAAARALPGPGWMARITEGEPQGPAEAFLALLRRQVYARAAHPDSPYSLETETTAPIEGLPQAAAALAAALGRIALPLQVLAKALAALLDDEAAELDSATRSRIEGICRSIERRVLMPLAGWKGMLDGIVQGGSMDRQYIDWFSVERIDGRDYDTGMHRHWIDPTQPFAKVVVEPAHGVVVTSATLKDGSGDVETDWRAAERRTGAIHLPSAPVRAEVASPFDYPARTKVLIVTDVRKDDMDQVAAAYRELFFAANGGALGLFTAISRLKAVHKRISAPLEDAGLPLLAQHLDNMDTSTLVDIFRAEERSCLLGTDAVRDGVDVPGRSLHLIVFDRVPWPRPDILHKARRAEFGGRAYDDMITRLRLKQAFGRLVRRADDRGVFVLLDPMMPSRLFGAFPPGVEPLKVGLAEAVRQCRHLLEPSDA
- a CDS encoding bacteriohemerythrin, with the translated sequence MKGGKCLWHVCRAGAGMIVWRDAMSVGAPALDADHKRLIDLINMTEQWIGQDNWRQVSTVTDDLLRYVDEHFRREEAVMAATKYPEIDAHKKGHEALAFKAKLLHDKFRAATQEEDLKTCSQVLIRVLTDWLVTHILKEDMKYKPFIPKKAPPPPPPAPVMEMYSGLPPKEDEEARKARREARNKDIEYELPPNLAHLLTRLEYVVPELPEPAKGFESFDKLCEAAIGRRIDKVLVFFQRHNPALKRELPPFFLASPEFAEKFKAAVTKLIFPAIWESRNIRMLATSYEWAEDDTDSFWDHVTKPLEDSILQGWNSGWDELKLVETKKPDGTKVFQVKDNTKALREMLAPSSPEAYDIPKIGNREIETLRSLLDPRNDWWKRLNHAWRICHDLYEQEKDPRIFQQKAREGALRDNLLGAFAKFPPEWGDFLVLACHRVFPRVSSAFLESFVCNFGTTEGQRELHVPYTVRYLRQVKEDPDIWLRERNAEQEWQSQMKELSNYLANREADETEKRR